TCACTGAGCTGTCAGTCATGTGTCTCTGCTAACAGTGCTGCCTGTTACTGCTCACTAATCGTACCTTGGTATATCTTCGCTCCACTCGGCCTGGCAGGTGAATGAGGCACACACATATGAacgaacgaacacacacacacacacacacacacacacacacacatagacaaacacacacgcatacatcCTGTGCATGAACACACATCCTGTGcaagcgtacacacacacacacacacacacacaaagacaaacactcCCAAGACACACGCATCAACAAACAGGGAGGATGTGTGCTGTGTGACCTCTATAAGGAATCCAGTCAGGTTGTAAGCCACTCTAACCCTTGCTAAGTCTCTAATCATTATGAGTCAGATCAAACTGCTCTAAGTGCAGCAGCTTATATTACAAGTTCCATTAAAGCTCAGGTTAGTTTTCTGCGGCTCACAGCAGAGGTTGGGCCGTGGGTCAGGGTTGCTACATTACAGTAACTGAAGCATATCGAGAATTAACTGTAGGCTGGAAAACTGCCATTGAGTTCCTGTTCACTTTCCAGCGGTACAGTACTGTGGATGGTACTGTGTTTTGACATGGAGCTGTGGGGTGTTTTCACTACAGCTCCAGCCAAGAGATCATGACCTCGGTTCAGATTCCAAGCCAGAATTTGACAGTCAGTCTGGTTCAATACAATTCATTCAAGTTTAGTGTGGCCCTACCCAGTTCAATCCCGTTCAGTCCACTCCAGTCTTGCTCAATGCTTTTCAGTCTGATGATCTCTGATCCCGTCGGATTCCGTCCATATCAGTCCGGTTTAGTCCAGTTCAGCATGGCTTAACCCAGGTCAGTCCTGTTTAGTCTGACTCGGTTGTGCCAAGTCCAGTTGAGTCCGGTTCTATCTGGTTCAGCATGGCTTAACCCAAGTCAGTCATGTTCAGTCTGACTCAGTTATGCCAAGTCCAGTTGAGTCCGGTTCTGTCTGGTTCAGCATGGCGTAACGTCACCCAGGTCAGTCACTTAGGTAATTGCTCTGGGAGCTCTCCACCTCCCTCAGGCACACTGAAGGTGACATGGCTCATTCATAAACACAGCACTCAGCACATCTGAATAAagagtgctctctctctcacacacacacacactgaacaacctTGTTGTCCTCTGTGTGGACGCACTCACACTGTCATCTTTTCTTTGCATTTTGTTGTTTTGCCGCGCTCTGCATTTTTCTGTCTTCACACAGGAGAAAATACCACTGATATTCAATTTGCTTCAAACACGGTACATGATTTTGCCCTACGTGGCTGGCTAGCTCCATCgacagcttgtgtgtgtgtgtgtgtgcgtctatgCTTCTGTTTATGTGCATATGAGAAAATGTCTGCCTCTACACACACAGATAACAGCTCTAGCAGAGACAAAGCCTCTCTTATAATCTCTCTtctaatccacacacacacacacactcacacacacacacacacacacacacacactcacacactcacacactcacacacacacacacacacacacacacacgcacacacacatacacatacacatacacaaacacttacacacactctCGCTCTGTTTTCTCTAATCCTCACACATCCACAGTCTCTCGTTGTCTGTTTCCCAAGCTCCTATTCTCTGAAACTACACTTCAAAGTCGTTGTAGCAGCACACTGTCTATCTCCATCTGCAAACTCCACTAAAGGACTTTAAACTCCCATCAGCCTTTAGTCTCCCAGCGTCTCTGCACAAAGGCAACGGTCGCAGCCCTCTCACTACTTTGGTGGCCGGTTGATATACTTCATGCACAGTGAGGTGGCTGTATCTGGTTATATACTGGTAATACATTCTCCTGAGACAGGGGAACTGTTGTGTGAGATAGATTTCAGTAAAGGGGTAACACACGTTCCTCAACTGAACACTAAAGTCTTGTCTCTCTCTATGACTTACAGCTCAATCACTGAACCCAAACTGACATCAAACCTCAAGGCTTCCCGGCTGGCATCCTGTTTGCGGCTGGTTTaaagtgtgtttctctctcctcagcaGTCTTCCACACAGCCCTGCCTGTGTAAAGGCCACTCAGGCTTACTTAGGACATGTAAATAAACACTAACACATCTGTCCACGAGTCTCTGAGCCCTGCTCTGCTGTAGGCTACACTCAGGGCACAGGATAACAGGGCTATGGTTCCTGGGGTGGGTGTTTGGTGGTGCAGGATCTTCTTGGTGTGTATGGAGGGTGatgtgtccttctctctctcactctctctctctctcttgctttctttctTTTTGGCTCCAACCCTCCTtatccccctccttctccctcctctctctcagttttTAAGAGCTGGAGCCAGTGCccaggtctctgtctgtctggctctcagCCCTAACAGCTCTCTGATGCTGTAAGCAGATATCATATGAAAGGCATTCAGGTTGGAATGTGACTCGCAGGATTGAATTAGCTGGCAGAGCTTATTAAGAGGTTAGGATGAAAGCCAGCCCTTAAAGACTGCAAACTGCAGCCAGTTAGGCAGTCCTGGTATAAAAGCCCCTGTACTTCATTTCAGAGTGGAAGACTTTCATTAAAACTGTGGTTATAGGGCCTGCGGGTTAACATAGGTCCCAGTCAAGCTGAGACTAAATTTACTTACAGCCTATGGGTGTTATCTGATTGGATAGCCAATTGACTTACAGGAGTGCTGACTCCTGttaagtgtgtggtgtgtgtgattggCTAGCTCTGACCCCTGGGAGGAATCTGATTGGATGGCTGTGCCCCTGTGACCCCTTTCGGGGGTCTGATTGGTTAGTTTTTAGCCTTTAACAGTGACATGTATCCTTCCCCCTGGCTGATGATGGATGACCAGTGAGTGGTTGGGTCTCTCCAGGGAGGTAGTGGAGGTGGAGATCAATGACTCTCTTAAtcaacatgacacacacacacacacacacactctcccatgTTTCTGTAACTGCTTTAAAGCGAGTGTGTGATACACTCTCTCCTGTCACCTGCTCCGCTGCGCTGCCAGAGAGCTTTTGATTGGCCCTGACAGAACCAATTAGATTTAGCTGTAGATAGGGATATGGAGTTGGGGATGGGGGaacgagggaagagaggaggagagggggggactgACAGTGGAGACCGATCCAAATCTAACTTCTGTCACATAGTagatctctcccctcctcctcatctcatctccttcCCCTTTTCTCTTCAATCGCTCCATACCTCACCTCTCCTTCGTTTCTCACCCTCTTCAGTATGTTCAGTCATTAGTAGTCATTACAGTCATTAGTCATTtgtattttgtttgtgttttgtcACATGATGTGGTGAGACTTCCAAATCCAGCGGCACTGTGTTTTCTTGTAGGGTAATACTATAATGGTTGTGTGAGGAGTGCAAGGGGTCTTCAACCTGCTCAACCTCATTCCCTCATTCCCTATCTGGGATATCCTCTCCCTCACCTTCTCAGATACTATTTCTTATTATTTTTTCACTTGTGTAcacattgtgtatgtgtgtggatgtgtgtatgtgtgtgtgtattccctcGGCTTGTCAGATGTTATTACACCATCCTGTCAGCCCTCTCCCTCTGTGTCATTCATCATAGGAGACATACATtcacaaatacacacacccacgcacacatcCATCCAACTAGGTGATAGACATCACTGTCcatacacgcaaacacacacacatgcttgcttgctcacacactcactcacaaacaTCCTGTCACTGTACTTTTCTGACATGCTTACGTACACATCCAGTCACACTGACAATACTACACAAAGTACTAGTAGTTGGATGACAGTCTGTGTGGATGTTTCCCTCTTCAGGATGTATGACTACCAGCGCGTGCCAGCTTCCTTACCTCCCCTGGCCCAGGGACCTAGCCTGGCCAAACGACCCcgctcctcctccacttcctctggGCACAGACGCAGCCGAGACAGGCCCCCCTCCAAGAGCTCCAGAGCCCACTCCACCAGCTCCAACAGGGCCAAGTGTGAgtaatacacacacagtcacacacacacacacagtcacacactacaCCCAAGATGGTTCTCTCATTACAACCCTTCTATAGCAGCCTCTTTCCTTCATGGATCCTAGCCAATCAGGTCGCATTATTAGCCCAAATCAACAGAGCAGAACCAATCGGCAGTGTATATGCAGTTCTAATACCCACCCTCATCACCTTAATAGTCCTTATTACCAACACACTCACTTGCCTTGGGTCCTTTtcttccttctctccccctctctcattctctctatctctcccccctcccccctctctccctccctcaaccTCTCCCTCCTTGTAGTGCGGATGGAGGAACTGCAGGTCATTAAGAGGGAGCTGACTCTGATAAAGACACAGATTGACGGGCTGCTCGACAACCTGGACAGGATGGACACACAGAGGCGGGACCACACAGGTGAGACAACCaatcagaaagagagaggggagtggacaGGAGAAACAGCAGTAAAGCATGATAGGGGAAGCCAGAGATACATTATGAGTTTTCACCTGTCCAGTTCATACGAATCAGTGCAGAAGAATGACAGTGAGAAGTACAGAGATGGCGAAAGCAGGTTTATAGGAGAATAAATAGAAAGCCCTCTATGGAAGTGTTGTAGCTGCTGCTGCCCTCATGTGGCCACATGGACAAACTGCACCTTTGTCCTTTCTAGCACACACGTACTGTACCGACAAAGAAAgaacgtgtgtgggtgtgtgtgtcatcTCATCCTTTTTATCTCTTATCTGTACGCGATGCCTTTGGGTGATTGACTGATCTCATCTCCATATTCATTTATTCCAGCGTCAATTACAATCCTACTCCACTACTGTACCTCatctctcctttctgtctccctctcccctctcccatttctctctctatcgCCACATCTCTccattctgtctccctctcccctctcccatttctctctctatcgcctcatctctcctttctgtctccctctcccctctcccatttctctctctatcgccacatctctcctttctgtctccctctcccctctcccatttctctctctattgcctcatctctcctttctgtctccctctcccctctcccatttctctctctatcgccacatctctcctttctgtctccctctcccctctcccatttCTCTCTATATCGCCTCATCTCTcgtttctgtctccctctcccctctcccatttctctctctatcgccacatctctcctttctgtctccctctcccctctcccatttCTCTCTATATCGCCTCatctctcctttctgtctccctctcccctctcccatttctctctctattgccacatctctcctttctgtctccctctcccctctcccatttctctctctatcgccacatctctcctttctgtctccctctcccctctcccatttctctctctatcgccacatctctcctttctgtctccctctcccctctccaatttctctctctattgcctcatctctcctttctgtctccctctcccctctcccatttctctctctatcgccacatctctcctttctgtctccctctcccctctcccatttctctctctatcgCCTCATCTCTccattctgtctccctctcccctctcccatttctctctctattgcctcatctctcctttctgtctccctctcccctctcccatttctctctctattgcctcatttctcctttctgtctccctctcccctctcccatttctctctctattgccTCATCTCTcatttctgtctccctctcccctctcccatttctctctctatcgccacatctctcctttctgtctccctctcccctctcccatttctctctctattgcctcatctctcctttctgtctccctctcccctctcccatttctctctctatcgccacatctctcctttctgtctccctctcccctctcccatttctctctctatcgccacatctctccctcatcctgtctttcttgttctctcctctcatctgtcAACTCGTGCAGTGCAAATGACCATCAATGGTTTAGATCGaacgtgagcacacacacaccaacactgaTCTGCCCTATAGAGTGAAGTTAATGAATGTTCACTccttttcactccctctctctctccgtgttttTTAGGGTCTCCCCTGAGGGAGGGCAGTCTGGCCGGGTCACCGTACCCCCCCTCCGCCAGCAGCGGTGAGCGCTCCCCCTCCCCCCTGTCCCCCCCTCGCCGCCGCATCCAGAGAGAGAGCCCCGAACTGGGGGAGGCCAGTGACGATGATCACACGGTAACTggcttgatgtgtgtgtgtgtgtctgtggagaATCTCTGAGTGGGAGTGCTTTCTCCTTGTCTCAGAGCAACATGAGTACCTCAGCATGGCCTATGGTTGGCTGTGATTTAGCAGTTGTCAGAGTGATTCGCCATGCAGCAGAAATAAAGTGCttatctccacacacacacacacacacacacacacacacacacacacacacacacacacacacacacacacacacacacacacacacaaacatacacacaaagaGAACAGTGACAAGAGCAACAAATCCATAGCCATCATTAATTTTGAGTCATACAGACAAATCAATAGCATGACACTTGAAGATCTCAGTCTGGGTTCATCTCACCCACGCACCGTTCACACTCATAACTGACATGCAACTCAAAAACACAAAGAAAAGCACTGGTGAAAAAAGTAAAAGCAAAATAATTAAAGAAAGAGAGACTGAAAATTGGAACTGGAGAGACTGAAAATAGAATAAATGAAAGCAGGACAGGATGCTCTTACCCTGACAGATGAGTGGGTGTTTATATAGAAGACTATTATCCTCCAGACCTTCCTCATCACTGTGTATAATCACCCTAGCAAGGGGAGCCTTACCTGAACAAAACACCCTTTGGTGTTTTGGCACACTGGTACTGATTACATGTGTGTGCGTTCCAGATGAATAACCACAGCTCTGACCCTGAGGACGAGATGTGAGGATGGAAACAGAGAAGAAACGGAGGAGCGCCAGACATGGAGGAAGAGAACATCTGTCTTGTCAAGAAGTTACCATGCCAAAACCTGATTCAGAGGCCCCACTCTAACCAATCAGTTACATTGTATTCTACCtccacatatacagtgagggaaaaaagtatttgatcccctgctgattttgtacgtttgcccactgacaaagaaatgatcagtctataattttaatggtaggtttatttgaacagtgagagacagaataacaacaaaataatccagaaaaacgcatgtcaaaaatgttataaattgatttgcattttaatgagggaaataagtatttgaccccctctcaatcagaaagatttctggctcccaggtgtcttttatacaggtaacgagctgagattaggagcacactcttaaagggagtgctcctaatctcagtttgttacctgtataaaagacacctgtccacagaagcaatcaatcaatcagattccaaactctccaccatggccaagaccaaagagctctccaaggatgtcagagacaagattgaagacctacacaaggcaggaatgggctacaagaccatcgccaagcagcttggtgagaaggtgacaacagttggtgcgattatttgcaaatggaagaaacacaaaagaacagtcaatctccctcggcctggggctccatgcaagatctcaccttgtggagttgcaatgatcatgagaacggtgaggaatcagcccagaactacacgggaggatcttgtcaatcatctcaaggcagctgggaccatagtcaccaagaaaacaattggtaacgccgtgaaggactgaaatcctgcagcgcccgcaaggtccccctgctcaagaaagcacatatacagggccgtctgaagtttgccaatgaacatctgaatgattcagaggagaactgggtgaaagtgttgtggtcagatgagaccaaaatggagctctttggcatcaactcaactcgccgtgtttggaggaggaggaatgctgcctatgaccccaagaacaccatccccaccgtcaaacatggaggtggaaacattatgctttgggggtgtttttctggacaggacaacttcaccgcatcaaaggggacgatggacggggccatgtaccgtcaaatcttggttgagaacctccttccctcagccagggcattgaaaatgggtcgtggatgggtattccagcatgacaatgacccaaaacacacggccaaggcaacaaaggagtggctcaagaagaagcacattaaggtcctggagtggcttacccagtctccagaccttaatcccatagaaaatatgtggagggagctgaaggttcgagtttccaaacgtcagcctcgaaaccttaatgacttggagaagatctgcaaagaggagtggaacaaaatccctcctgagatgtgtgcaaacctggtggccaactacaagaaacgtctgacctctgtgattgccaacaagggttttgccaccaagtactaagtcgtgttttgcagaggggtcaaatacttatttccctcattaaaatgcaaatcaatttataacatttttgacatgcgtttttctggattttgttgttgttattctgtctctcactgttcaaataaacctaccattaaaatgagagactgatcatgtctttgtcagtgggcaaacgtacaaaatcagcaggggatcaaatacttttttccctcactgtacatcaaacagaaatacacacagacacactactacacacaccaCTTTGTGTTCAGAGTGAACAAATCCTGCCCTTATATTCATTAGCCTCTTTAGGTTCTCCATCAgctattcctcctcctctccctgtctggtAAGGGCAGATATTGTATGTgtgaacagcacacacacacacactgtaattaAGTTTATCAGAAATCAACTCCATGTATCTCCCTCAGATATTCCCCACTGAGATcagctcaccacacacacacacacacacacacacacacacgttattttATCGGTAGAGTGTAATTATTAACCAGAACAGGAAGGTGAAATAATTTCCATATTTATAATTTCTTTAATCTCTTATTAGCACGTCTTCATATTTTCCTGAAAAAGTTATGATTACCAGTCCGTATAAATTTGACCTGCATATTAAGAGTCTGAGGGTTTTTGAAATGAGAATACTATAGATGTCGCAAACATAGTTTTTCGGGGACTTTAGTTACTTTGTTTTCTGTGTATCATATCATTACCAGAGCATGAGTCCATCAGTTTATACTATGTCTGTGTAATGTTATCTCTCTGCTGTATTACTACCTTCCTGTATTAGGTATGAGGAGACAGTAGCCCAGCTCTTCCTCTATGTACCTGGCGCTATGAGCTGAGGAGTGGCCTCGGCCCGGTCCATGTGTAATATTGTGTATTACTGTAAACTTTACTGTATTTTGTCAGCTGTACGATTTTAATCCAGCATTTTCTTTTAGGGATTTTTatttgttaatgttttttaaaGCGAGACGAAAACAACAATGATAATTGTTTTATTATAATTACAGTGGTGTTAGATGTTTTGTTAGTTCTGTTTGCATTCATGAAGAAGCCAAGTGGAAACACTACTCACACTGTCACAGTAGTAAAGGTATTTTCATATTGATTATAAAGCCTCTGGgagtgttttctttattttacagtgtgtgtgtgtgtgtgtgtgtgtgtgtgtgtgtgtgtgtgtgtgtgtgtgtgtgtgtgtgtgtgtgtgtgtgtgtgtgtgtgtgtgtgtgtgtgtgtgtgtgtgtgtgtgtgtgtgtgtgtgtttgtgtttttggttttactatccttgtggggaccagaagtaaaattcagacaagtggggacattgtCCCCACAAGAAAATTGGTtattttagggttaggtttagggattagggttacaattagggttaggtttaagtttagtgtttggggttaaggttaagggttagagaaaataggattttgaatgggaatcagtTGTTTGGTTCCCGTGTCTGTGTGTAATAAAGGGGAACAGGATGAAAGACaatgctgcagtgtgtgtaacTAATTCTGACTCAACAACAAATATAGTAAAGCTCAACATCAGACACAGTGGAACGTGTGTAaactgtgtgtgtacagtatgtgagtgttacagagaggagggggagagcaaGATGCTTTTTTTCtttcagaatcacctttattcgccaagtacatttacacatactcAACATTTTAcgtggtgatatggtgctgcagctgctagtgatagacaacatttagagacagaatacagacattGGAGTTTAAacaaagtttacatacagtgcattcggaaagtattcagaccccttgacattttccacgttttgttacgttacagccttcagACCCCTTACattttcatcatcaatctacacacaataccctataatgacaaagcgaaaacacacct
The nucleotide sequence above comes from Coregonus clupeaformis isolate EN_2021a unplaced genomic scaffold, ASM2061545v1 scaf0302, whole genome shotgun sequence. Encoded proteins:
- the LOC121558010 gene encoding RNA-binding Raly-like protein isoform X2, with the protein product MTLFKSEHHRSPRYISMSGELKSSRSKTGSKRPSSNPYGMYDYQRVPASLPPLAQGPSLAKRPRSSSTSSGHRRSRDRPPSKSSRAHSTSSNRAKLRMEELQVIKRELTLIKTQIDGLLDNLDRMDTQRRDHTGSPLREGSLAGSPYPPSASSGERSPSPLSPPRRRIQRESPELGEASDDDHTMNNHSSDPEDEM
- the LOC121558010 gene encoding RNA-binding Raly-like protein isoform X1, whose translation is MTLFKSEHHRSPRYISMSGELKSSRSKTGSKRPSSNPYGSEYDLDYECYQEDLYDRMYDYQRVPASLPPLAQGPSLAKRPRSSSTSSGHRRSRDRPPSKSSRAHSTSSNRAKLRMEELQVIKRELTLIKTQIDGLLDNLDRMDTQRRDHTGSPLREGSLAGSPYPPSASSGERSPSPLSPPRRRIQRESPELGEASDDDHTMNNHSSDPEDEM